One genomic segment of Pedobacter endophyticus includes these proteins:
- a CDS encoding patatin-like phospholipase family protein, with amino-acid sequence MVTFKGFLLALFVLCVAQLHAQKVGLVFSGGGAKGLAHIGTLKALEQNHIPIDYITGTSMGGIVGAMYAAGYSPAEIEEIAVSKDFQNWVNGRYTSDYTFYFQKNAPNASMITAKVAIDTGFHLNFRSNLINDIPLNFAFLELFAQASAVSKDNFDNLFVPFRCMVADVLSQKSITVSKGSLAEAVRATMTVPIIYRPIKLEGKYVFDGGLYNNFPADVMERDFKPDYIIGANVSSKIYNEYPKNIDERLMNRFLVYMFLSKSDSTMIGKNGIYIQPDLADYSVTNFAPVEELIKKGYDATMADMPRIKQLIAKRVDSGELERRRAAFNKRKPDLKFSNVMVSGVNNQQKRYVERLFKSNKANFDLQDIKRGYYKLVADQTFETVYPKISYQAATDSYTFEVVAQPKKSFKLDLGGNISTRPISNVFLGAEYNYLNRKAYTFGTSFYSGRFYESVQVNGRVDYPTKLPIFLGAELTYNHWNFYNTSQIFIENPHPVYIEQSDRKIDLMAGFPLNYNTKIVLHSALINNTDRYSPNNTFNVGDLLDRTVFNGFKSSINFEKNALNRKQYATKGQSFLLSLNFTNGREKYTQGNIFRNAPGFANSPEYSKLHHWGTIKLTQENYFFHYKKYTLGYLIEGVISNQPLFGTYYATLLTAPTFYPMQDSRSLFLDKFRATTYAAGGIKNIYSVKKNLDLRLEGFLFLPHKEFERSNFQDVNYARPISKLRYAATAGMVYHSPLGPVSLSYNLYNDAVKRNGVLLHIGYLIYNKRSLE; translated from the coding sequence GTGGTAACTTTTAAAGGATTTCTGCTTGCTCTTTTTGTTTTATGTGTTGCGCAGTTACATGCGCAAAAAGTTGGGCTTGTTTTCAGTGGTGGCGGCGCAAAGGGCCTGGCACATATTGGCACGTTAAAAGCGCTTGAGCAAAATCACATTCCTATCGATTACATTACCGGTACATCGATGGGTGGCATTGTAGGCGCCATGTATGCAGCGGGCTACTCTCCTGCCGAGATCGAAGAAATTGCCGTAAGCAAAGACTTCCAAAACTGGGTAAATGGCCGCTACACCAGCGATTATACTTTTTACTTTCAAAAAAATGCACCGAATGCATCGATGATTACGGCAAAGGTTGCAATTGATACCGGCTTCCATTTAAATTTCCGATCGAACCTGATCAATGATATTCCCTTAAATTTTGCGTTCCTCGAGCTGTTTGCCCAGGCCTCAGCGGTTTCGAAAGATAACTTCGATAATCTTTTTGTGCCCTTTCGGTGTATGGTTGCCGATGTACTTTCGCAAAAAAGCATTACCGTAAGCAAGGGCAGTTTGGCCGAAGCAGTGCGGGCTACTATGACGGTTCCGATTATTTACCGCCCCATAAAACTCGAAGGAAAATATGTGTTCGATGGTGGTTTATACAATAACTTCCCTGCCGATGTGATGGAGCGGGATTTTAAACCCGATTACATTATTGGCGCCAATGTATCTTCGAAAATTTACAACGAATACCCAAAAAATATCGACGAGCGGTTAATGAATCGGTTTTTAGTATACATGTTCCTGTCCAAGTCTGATTCGACAATGATTGGAAAAAACGGGATTTATATTCAGCCCGATTTAGCAGATTATAGCGTCACCAATTTTGCACCCGTCGAAGAATTGATCAAAAAGGGGTATGATGCCACCATGGCCGACATGCCACGGATAAAACAGTTGATTGCCAAAAGGGTTGATTCGGGTGAGCTGGAAAGACGAAGGGCAGCGTTTAATAAGCGGAAACCCGATCTTAAGTTCAGTAATGTTATGGTATCGGGCGTTAATAATCAGCAGAAAAGATATGTAGAAAGGCTTTTTAAAAGCAATAAGGCAAATTTCGATCTTCAGGATATTAAGCGGGGCTACTACAAGCTCGTTGCCGATCAAACCTTCGAAACCGTTTACCCAAAAATCTCTTATCAGGCCGCAACAGATAGTTATACTTTCGAGGTGGTGGCCCAGCCGAAGAAAAGCTTCAAACTCGATTTGGGCGGAAACATCTCTACGCGGCCAATTAGCAATGTTTTTTTGGGTGCAGAATACAATTACCTCAACAGAAAGGCCTACACCTTCGGAACGAGCTTTTATTCAGGCCGTTTTTATGAGTCGGTACAGGTAAACGGTCGCGTTGATTACCCAACCAAATTGCCGATTTTTTTAGGTGCCGAGCTTACTTATAATCACTGGAATTTCTACAACACCAGCCAAATCTTCATCGAAAACCCCCACCCTGTTTACATCGAACAATCAGACCGGAAAATAGATTTAATGGCTGGTTTTCCGCTAAATTACAATACCAAGATTGTGCTGCATTCGGCTTTGATAAACAACACAGATAGATATAGTCCAAATAACACCTTTAATGTTGGCGATTTGCTGGATAGAACGGTTTTTAACGGCTTTAAAAGCTCAATTAATTTTGAAAAGAATGCCTTAAACCGAAAACAATATGCCACTAAGGGGCAAAGCTTTTTACTCAGCCTTAACTTCACTAACGGGCGAGAAAAGTACACCCAGGGAAATATCTTTCGCAACGCTCCTGGTTTCGCAAACAGCCCCGAATACAGCAAGTTACACCATTGGGGAACGATTAAGCTGACGCAAGAAAACTATTTCTTCCATTACAAAAAATACACTTTGGGCTATTTGATCGAAGGCGTAATTTCTAACCAACCGCTGTTTGGCACCTATTATGCAACATTGCTAACTGCACCTACATTTTATCCAATGCAAGATAGCCGCTCGCTTTTTTTAGATAAATTTAGGGCAACAACCTACGCGGCAGGCGGAATAAAAAATATTTACAGCGTTAAAAAGAACCTCGATTTGAGGTTAGAAGGCTTTTTATTTTTGCCACACAAAGAGTTTGAGCGCAGCAACTTTCAAGATGTTAACTATGCGAGACCGATTTCAAAACTCCGCTATGCGGCTACAGCCGGCATGGTTTATCATAGTCCGCTCGGGCCTGTTAGCTTAAGTTATAATTTATATAATGATGCAGTTAAAAGAAATGGCGTATTATTGCATATCGGTTATTTAATTTACAACAAACGTTCACTAGAATGA
- a CDS encoding efflux RND transporter permease subunit, with product MLDRIIKFSINNKLVIGIMTLLLIIWGVWSATKLPIDAVPDITNNQVQIITVCPTLAGQEVEQLVTFPIEQSIANLPDLEETRSISRFGLSVITVVFNDDVDIYFARQLVGEKLKEAGEKIPKGIGTPEMAPVSTGLGEVYQYILHPKKGSESKYSSRDLRTMQDWIVARQLNGTKGIAEVNSFGGELKQYEVSVNPNRLRAMSITITDIFNALENNNQNTGGAYIDKKPNAYFIRGIGLVTSLEDVKNISVKNETGNVPIFIKDVADVRFGSAVRYGAMTFNGKVDAVGGVVMMLKGENSNEVVKRIKEKVPVIQKSLPDDVIIEPYLDRTELVGRAISTVEKNLIEGALIVIFVLVLFLGNFRAGLIVASAIPLALLFALGMMNVFGVSANLMSLGAIDFGLIVDGAVIIVEATLHHLGLRKSLNKLSQQEMDDEVFLSASKIRNSAAFGEIIILIVYLPILTLVGVEGKMFTPMAKTVGFAILGALILSLTYIPMMCAQFLSKKVSHKKNISDKMMHYLHGIYQPLLQKVIKVKYAVVGATVLLFAGTLFIFSGLGGEFIPQLREGDFAFHCILPQGSSLKQSIETSMQASRIIKEFDEVKMVVGKTGAAEVPTDPMPPEASDVMIILKPQKEWKTEKTYDQLADEIYEKLEVIPGVFFEKNQPIQMRFNELMTGIRQDVAVKIFGEDLDSLAIYAEKVSKVIQTVSGTTGPQVERVGGLPQINIEYDRTRLANYGLNVADVNDVVSAAFAGKSAGQVFENERRFDLVVRLDSAYRTDINDVSNMMIPTNTGIQIPLSQVATIGYKLGPAQISREASKRRIVIGFNVSGRDVESVVNDIQQKLDSEIKLPLGYYFTYGGQFENLQKASKRLMIAVPISLLLIFSLLYFTFGSLKQATLIFTAIPMSAIGGVFALLIRGMPFSISAGIGFIALFGVAVLNGIVLIGTFNQLEKEGVTDILKRVMEGTKERLRPVLMTAAVASLGFLPMAISTSAGAEVQKPLATVVIGGLITATLLTLFVLPLLYIIFSKKIKVKTK from the coding sequence GTGTTAGATCGTATTATAAAATTTAGTATTAATAACAAGCTTGTTATTGGCATAATGACCTTGTTGTTAATTATTTGGGGCGTGTGGAGCGCAACTAAGTTACCCATTGATGCTGTGCCGGATATTACCAATAATCAGGTGCAGATTATTACCGTTTGCCCTACGTTGGCAGGTCAGGAAGTAGAACAGTTGGTTACCTTTCCTATTGAACAAAGCATTGCCAATTTACCCGATTTAGAGGAAACCCGAAGTATTTCGAGGTTCGGCCTCTCGGTTATTACCGTTGTTTTTAACGATGATGTAGATATTTACTTTGCCCGCCAACTGGTGGGTGAAAAGTTAAAAGAAGCCGGCGAAAAAATCCCGAAAGGAATCGGCACGCCCGAAATGGCACCGGTAAGTACTGGCCTCGGCGAAGTGTACCAATACATTTTACACCCCAAAAAAGGCAGTGAAAGCAAGTATAGCAGCAGAGATTTGCGTACGATGCAAGATTGGATTGTGGCCCGCCAACTTAATGGAACCAAAGGCATAGCCGAAGTAAACAGTTTCGGTGGCGAACTAAAACAGTACGAGGTATCGGTTAACCCCAACCGCTTAAGGGCAATGAGCATAACCATTACCGATATTTTTAATGCGCTCGAAAATAATAACCAAAATACCGGAGGAGCCTATATCGATAAAAAGCCCAACGCTTATTTTATTCGTGGTATTGGGTTGGTTACCTCGTTAGAAGATGTAAAAAATATAAGCGTTAAGAATGAAACCGGAAATGTGCCCATTTTTATAAAAGATGTGGCAGATGTACGTTTCGGTAGTGCCGTTAGATATGGCGCAATGACTTTTAACGGAAAGGTAGATGCAGTTGGTGGCGTGGTAATGATGCTTAAAGGAGAAAACAGCAACGAAGTTGTAAAGCGCATAAAAGAAAAAGTTCCGGTTATCCAAAAATCGCTGCCCGATGATGTGATTATCGAACCCTATTTAGATCGTACCGAACTGGTTGGCCGGGCGATCAGTACCGTTGAAAAGAACCTGATTGAAGGTGCATTAATCGTGATTTTTGTACTTGTGCTGTTTCTCGGAAACTTTAGGGCTGGTTTAATTGTGGCATCTGCCATTCCGTTAGCATTGCTTTTTGCACTTGGGATGATGAACGTTTTCGGCGTTAGTGCCAACCTGATGAGCCTGGGCGCAATTGATTTCGGGTTAATTGTAGATGGCGCAGTAATTATTGTTGAAGCCACATTGCACCACTTGGGCCTGCGCAAATCGCTGAACAAACTGTCGCAACAGGAAATGGACGACGAGGTTTTCTTGTCTGCTTCTAAAATTCGTAACAGTGCCGCCTTCGGAGAGATCATCATCTTAATCGTTTACCTGCCCATACTTACGCTGGTTGGCGTAGAAGGGAAAATGTTTACCCCAATGGCTAAAACGGTTGGCTTTGCCATATTGGGTGCGCTAATTTTATCGCTTACCTATATTCCAATGATGTGTGCGCAGTTTCTATCGAAGAAGGTTAGCCATAAAAAAAATATTTCAGATAAAATGATGCATTATCTGCACGGTATTTATCAGCCGCTTTTACAGAAAGTGATTAAGGTAAAATACGCCGTTGTTGGCGCTACTGTTTTGCTTTTTGCAGGTACGCTATTTATTTTCAGTGGCTTAGGTGGAGAGTTTATTCCTCAGTTAAGAGAAGGCGATTTTGCGTTTCACTGCATATTGCCGCAAGGGAGCTCATTAAAACAAAGCATCGAAACCTCTATGCAGGCATCGAGAATTATTAAAGAGTTCGATGAGGTAAAAATGGTGGTGGGTAAAACCGGTGCCGCAGAAGTACCTACAGACCCAATGCCGCCCGAAGCTTCGGATGTGATGATTATACTGAAACCGCAAAAAGAATGGAAAACCGAAAAAACGTACGACCAGCTAGCGGATGAAATTTACGAGAAACTGGAGGTAATTCCGGGCGTGTTCTTCGAGAAAAATCAACCGATACAAATGCGCTTCAATGAGTTGATGACAGGGATTAGACAAGATGTAGCGGTAAAGATTTTTGGTGAGGATTTAGATAGCCTGGCCATTTATGCCGAAAAAGTGAGCAAGGTGATACAAACGGTAAGCGGAACCACCGGGCCGCAAGTTGAGCGTGTAGGCGGGTTGCCGCAAATAAACATCGAATACGATCGGACGCGGCTTGCCAATTACGGCCTTAACGTAGCCGATGTAAACGACGTGGTTAGCGCTGCCTTTGCAGGTAAAAGTGCCGGGCAGGTATTTGAAAACGAACGACGGTTTGATTTGGTAGTGAGGTTAGATAGTGCTTACCGAACCGATATAAACGATGTAAGTAATATGATGATTCCTACCAATACGGGAATCCAGATCCCGCTATCGCAAGTGGCTACCATTGGCTACAAATTAGGTCCTGCGCAAATTAGCCGCGAAGCCAGTAAACGTAGAATTGTTATCGGTTTTAATGTGTCGGGCAGAGATGTAGAAAGTGTGGTTAACGATATTCAACAAAAACTAGATAGCGAGATAAAGCTTCCACTGGGCTACTATTTTACCTACGGCGGGCAGTTTGAAAACCTGCAAAAAGCCAGCAAACGCTTAATGATTGCGGTGCCAATATCGTTGCTGCTCATCTTCTCACTGTTGTACTTTACTTTCGGATCGCTTAAACAGGCCACATTAATTTTTACGGCAATTCCGATGAGTGCCATAGGCGGCGTATTTGCATTGCTGATCCGCGGAATGCCTTTCAGTATCAGTGCAGGCATAGGTTTTATTGCTCTGTTCGGTGTGGCCGTACTTAATGGAATTGTATTGATAGGAACGTTTAACCAGCTGGAAAAGGAAGGCGTTACCGATATTTTAAAACGGGTAATGGAAGGAACTAAAGAGCGGTTGCGCCCGGTACTAATGACCGCGGCTGTGGCTAGTTTGGGCTTTTTGCCAATGGCAATAAGTACCAGTGCAGGTGCCGAGGTGCAAAAGCCTTTAGCCACCGTTGTAATTGGCGGTTTAATTACAGCAACTCTTTTAACACTTTTTGTTCTGCCCCTGCTGTACATCATTTTCAGTAAGAAGATTAAGGTTAAAACAAAATAA
- a CDS encoding DUF6660 family protein — MKALLIIFGIYMLALSVMPCSDAVNECQRTTSNSSSSELVESHNHQNDSNDFCSLFCTCNCCSIAAHSKIAASYTKNERLPLFSFIKFPIRSSFLLSNYYGNIWQPPKVSA, encoded by the coding sequence ATGAAGGCTCTTTTGATCATATTTGGCATTTACATGCTGGCGTTATCCGTAATGCCATGTAGCGATGCGGTTAACGAATGCCAGCGCACTACCAGCAATAGCTCCAGCTCGGAGCTTGTAGAATCTCACAATCACCAAAACGATTCAAACGATTTTTGCAGTCTTTTTTGCACCTGTAATTGTTGCAGCATTGCTGCCCATTCAAAAATTGCAGCTTCATATACCAAAAACGAACGACTTCCTTTATTCTCATTTATTAAATTTCCAATCAGAAGCTCTTTTCTCCTTTCCAATTACTACGGAAATATTTGGCAGCCGCCAAAGGTTAGTGCCTAA
- a CDS encoding LytR/AlgR family response regulator transcription factor, giving the protein MNCLIVDDHEIARSTLKQLIKFEDSLKLISECANAGDAYKIIAGQKIDLIFLDIEMPEVSGIDLVKGLGDKRPLIIFISGNREYAADAYDLNVVDFITKPVTLDRFLKSIIKAKEIFKNQDVFVPSKQDEFIFIRDSSIIRRIKLTDIEYFEAQGDYVKIGTASKTYAIYSSLKSVEGKVSGDFFLRVHRSFIVNVGKIDTVEGSTLIINKSFIPVSDAYKAVLNKRMQVL; this is encoded by the coding sequence ATGAACTGCTTAATCGTTGATGACCACGAAATTGCCCGAAGCACACTTAAACAACTGATAAAATTTGAAGACTCGCTTAAGCTAATTTCGGAATGCGCAAATGCCGGAGATGCTTATAAGATAATTGCAGGTCAAAAAATCGATCTCATTTTCCTTGATATCGAAATGCCCGAAGTTTCGGGGATTGACCTGGTTAAAGGACTGGGCGATAAAAGACCGTTGATTATTTTTATCAGTGGAAACCGCGAATATGCGGCCGATGCCTACGATTTAAATGTTGTAGATTTTATAACCAAACCGGTAACGCTCGATCGGTTTTTGAAATCGATAATCAAGGCGAAAGAGATTTTCAAAAATCAGGATGTATTTGTGCCCTCAAAACAAGATGAGTTTATCTTTATCAGAGATTCGAGCATCATCAGACGAATAAAATTAACCGATATTGAATATTTTGAAGCGCAGGGCGATTATGTTAAAATAGGCACCGCAAGTAAAACCTATGCCATTTATTCGTCGTTAAAATCTGTGGAGGGCAAGGTTTCGGGCGATTTCTTTTTACGGGTTCACAGGTCGTTTATTGTTAATGTGGGAAAAATCGATACCGTTGAAGGCAGTACTCTGATTATAAATAAGAGCTTTATTCCTGTTTCCGACGCTTATAAAGCGGTGTTGAACAAGCGGATGCAAGTTCTGTAA
- a CDS encoding TspO/MBR family protein: protein MKFRPLAFIINIAITLSIGALGGWATATSVETWYKTINKPSFNPPDWLFGPVWTSLYILIGIAAYLVWTKRDTITHFPRTVAIYLIQLILNLAWSFIFFYLHEIGFALAEIILLLIIIVINALMFYKIHKWAGLLFIPYILWVSFASVLNYNIFILN, encoded by the coding sequence ATGAAATTTCGACCACTCGCATTTATAATCAATATTGCCATTACCTTAAGCATTGGCGCCCTGGGCGGCTGGGCTACGGCAACATCTGTTGAAACCTGGTATAAAACCATAAATAAACCATCGTTTAATCCGCCAGACTGGTTGTTTGGCCCGGTGTGGACGAGCCTTTATATATTAATCGGCATCGCGGCTTATTTGGTGTGGACGAAAAGAGATACAATAACGCATTTTCCCCGCACGGTTGCCATTTATTTAATACAGCTGATTTTGAACCTGGCCTGGTCTTTCATTTTCTTTTACCTGCACGAAATCGGGTTTGCACTGGCCGAGATTATTCTTTTGCTCATCATTATTGTTATCAATGCGCTTATGTTTTATAAAATCCATAAATGGGCGGGTCTGCTTTTTATCCCTTACATCTTATGGGTAAGTTTTGCTTCGGTTTTAAATTACAACATCTTTATATTGAACTAA
- a CDS encoding insulinase family protein, translating into MNTIKNILLASTTLLISFTASAQSFKEPVAFKLKNEMNIIVSEHAASPKAYASFTLDTEQFAGKKNGIVELFNAVLNESAAKNANTSFKDNSGKLATANTSFDAELTEMAALIQNAALTQTNFNAAKAKLLLSLRAQDYDYDETVTEESINELTFADIKEFYAQISPEKTFLTIAGNVDLKSAKASAKKAFENWGAVNID; encoded by the coding sequence ATGAACACGATTAAAAACATTTTATTAGCCTCTACAACTCTACTTATATCATTTACAGCAAGCGCCCAAAGTTTTAAAGAACCTGTAGCCTTTAAATTAAAGAACGAAATGAACATCATCGTTTCGGAACATGCAGCTTCGCCAAAAGCCTATGCCAGCTTTACGTTAGATACGGAACAATTCGCAGGAAAAAAGAACGGTATTGTGGAGTTATTTAATGCAGTACTGAATGAAAGCGCTGCCAAAAACGCAAACACTTCTTTTAAAGATAACAGTGGAAAATTGGCTACTGCAAACACGAGCTTTGATGCGGAATTGACTGAAATGGCGGCATTGATCCAAAATGCAGCGTTAACTCAAACCAACTTTAATGCAGCAAAAGCCAAATTGCTGTTGAGCTTAAGGGCTCAGGATTATGATTACGACGAAACAGTTACGGAAGAATCGATCAACGAATTAACTTTTGCCGATATAAAAGAATTTTATGCGCAAATTTCTCCCGAAAAAACTTTTTTAACCATCGCCGGAAATGTTGATTTAAAATCGGCAAAGGCATCTGCCAAAAAAGCTTTCGAAAACTGGGGCGCTGTTAATATCGATTAA
- a CDS encoding M28 family metallopeptidase: MKKLFLSFFIVAFYLSLQAQTIVQRNADIDNMVKAVNQDSLKSYITKMVSFGTRNTLSDITSKSKGIGAARNWVVGKFNQFAAGSNGRLTAYLDTVTIAPDAKRVDKPTLLGNAVAILKGTDVSDKRVYVVSGHLDSRVTDVMNRTSNAPGANDDGSGVAGVIEAARIMSKYNFPATIIFVAVSGEEQSLLGSGFMARKAKKENWNIDAMLNNDMIGSNNSSETQIIDNTKLRVFSEGLPSFELEKNAKYIRQFGLENDGKSRQLARYVKEIGERYVDQLEVKLIYRNDRFLRGGDHSPFVENGFTAVRITEMNENFDHQHQDLRTENGVRYGDLQEFMDFEYLRKNTAVNIAVLANLAKAPTSPIDVKIDVKNLSNSSFLYWKAPEKGKVKGYYVLMRETSSPTWEKKFYTTATELRIPYSKDNYLFAVQSVGIDDNESLPMVPGIGR; the protein is encoded by the coding sequence ATGAAAAAACTTTTCCTATCCTTTTTTATAGTAGCTTTTTATCTATCACTTCAGGCGCAAACCATTGTTCAGCGCAATGCGGACATCGACAATATGGTAAAGGCTGTAAATCAAGATTCGCTAAAATCGTACATCACTAAAATGGTTTCGTTCGGCACGAGAAACACGTTGAGCGATATTACGAGCAAAAGTAAGGGCATTGGTGCAGCCAGAAATTGGGTGGTGGGCAAGTTTAACCAGTTTGCGGCGGGAAGCAACGGACGACTAACGGCCTACCTTGATACGGTAACAATAGCGCCGGACGCGAAACGGGTAGACAAGCCTACGCTGTTGGGAAATGCAGTTGCCATTTTAAAGGGAACGGATGTAAGCGATAAACGGGTGTATGTGGTTAGTGGTCATTTAGATAGCCGGGTAACGGATGTAATGAACAGGACAAGCAATGCACCGGGTGCAAACGACGATGGAAGCGGGGTTGCTGGTGTTATTGAGGCGGCAAGGATTATGAGCAAATATAACTTTCCGGCTACGATTATATTTGTTGCAGTTAGCGGCGAAGAACAATCGCTTTTAGGCTCGGGCTTTATGGCGAGAAAGGCAAAAAAAGAAAACTGGAATATCGACGCGATGCTTAATAACGACATGATTGGCAGTAACAACAGCAGCGAAACACAAATTATTGATAATACAAAACTCCGGGTTTTTAGCGAGGGCTTACCCAGTTTTGAGTTAGAAAAAAATGCAAAATACATTCGCCAGTTCGGATTAGAGAACGATGGAAAAAGCCGTCAGCTGGCACGGTATGTTAAGGAAATCGGCGAGCGTTATGTAGACCAGCTGGAAGTTAAACTAATTTACCGAAACGACAGGTTTCTGCGTGGCGGCGATCACTCTCCATTTGTAGAGAACGGCTTTACCGCAGTGCGGATTACGGAAATGAACGAGAACTTCGATCATCAACATCAAGACTTAAGAACTGAAAACGGTGTACGCTACGGAGATTTGCAAGAATTTATGGACTTTGAATACCTGCGGAAAAATACGGCGGTTAACATTGCGGTGTTAGCCAATTTGGCCAAAGCCCCAACCTCGCCAATTGATGTAAAAATAGATGTGAAAAACCTGAGCAATTCATCTTTCTTATACTGGAAAGCGCCCGAAAAAGGAAAGGTAAAAGGCTATTATGTGTTGATGCGTGAAACCAGTAGTCCAACCTGGGAAAAGAAATTTTATACCACTGCAACGGAGCTAAGGATTCCTTATAGTAAGGATAATTACCTGTTTGCTGTGCAAAGCGTAGGAATTGACGATAACGAAAGTTTGCCTATGGTGCCTGGGATTGGACGGTGA